DNA sequence from the Fusarium verticillioides 7600 chromosome 2, whole genome shotgun sequence genome:
TAAATAGTAGAATTCTCTATATAGCCCTTTATTTATAACTATAATAATATCTAATAACTTAGTATAGAGTTATTTATAAGATTTTATTACCTAGAAAGTTAACtagctttttatatataatccTATAgttatattttaataaaattAGTATATACTAAATCTACTAAACTAAGAGTTTTCTAGGATACCTAAAATAACTCTTTTTATTTAAGGTTTAGTAAGTTTTCTAGTATTAGAAGATCTTAAAGATTATAGCTAGTAAATATCTAGCCTTAGTTATAATATCTTAGTATAACCTCCCGCTTTTTATAGCTTAAATAATAAGAGCTTTTACTATTTTACTAAATTTATAGTTCTTTTAGcactttatatatataatagataAAATTCTAGCCTTCTGTAATATgttttattaaagttatagACGTTTAAAGAAAATAGATAAGTTCACTTTTATAGTAGTAGATTACCTGTTGGCAGGGCAGCGTTTATAGACTTTTAGAGCATAATTTTAGTACCGTCATCGGCACGAATAGACCACCCGCTCCAAACTGCAGCGAGCTTCTCGTGAATGAAGATTTCTTGGGGTTTGTTTATGGCCCATTCAAGATGACCCTTTTGCTTTGTGTCGCTGAGGAATAGCTCTCCTAGTGTCGTCTGCTCGATAGTATCTGGGGTGGACTGTATGACGTAAGAGGTCTCGAGAAGGTGGTTGCGGGCATCTTGGAGGTTTTGGgacgagatgttgaagaagtcggctAGAGCGGATAGAACAGCTACCTTAGTGTCTTCAGAATCGCCCATAGTGATAGAGATTCTACTATGGATTTAGCTGGGTGATTTTAAAGGATCAGAAAGAAGAGACGTCGAAGGAGTGCAAAAGTGACAGACAGGCTGTGAGCTCTAATAAGCACACTGGACAAGAGCATGTCTGGGCTATAGGCTATCCATTTACCCTGGTTCCCATAGACACTCATACTATTCTAGAAATAGGCAATTTTTGGTTAATTCTATTTACGCTCAAATAACAATCTATCATGTACAATATCATAGGGAAGAATAAGCATTAAGCGCCAATTGACCTCCCAAATGAGCATAAAGCACATTCCCACTCGCGATCTTGCCCGTCTTGATCAAATCCATCATCCCCGCCAAACTCTTGCCCTCATACACAGGATCCGTGATGAACGCCTCAGTCGCAGCGCCAAACTTCATCGCCTCAATGGTCGTCTCGTCAGGGATGCCGTAGATCTTGGCGTTGTAGTTGGGGTCCAGGATCACGTCGTCCGCTGTGATGTCGTCCTCGCTGAGGCcgatcttggcagctgtCGACTTGGCGATGCGCAGGACTTGGTCGAAGGTCTGCTGTACTTTGCCGGAGGCGTCGATGCCGATGATTTTACGCGCGGGAGAgccgttcttcttctgggcgaGCTTGAAGCCGGCGATCATGCCGGCGAATGTAGAGCCTGTTACGGCGCATacgatgatggtgtcgaaGAAGATTCCGAGCTCCTTCTCCTGCGCTTCGACTTCAAAGGCCCAGCGTGCGAAACCTAGACCACCGAGGGGATGGTctgaagctccagcaggGATATAGTATGGCTTGCGACCActgctcttgagctcatctGTGAGCTTGGCGAGAGTAGTCTTGTGCTCGATACCGAATGTCGAGGGGTCAAGTCTCACATCACCGCCCATGAGCCGCGACAGCTGAATGTTGCCGACCTTTTCATAGCCGGGGTCTTCCCAGTCAACCCAGTGTTCTTGGACGGTGGCGGCTTTGAGACCGAGCTTTGTGGCGACGGCGGTTACGGCGCGGGTGTGGTTGGACTGGACGCCGCCGATGGAGACGAGGGTATCacagccttgggcttgggccTCAGCGGCGAGGTATCTGTTTTTCGATTAGATGTGCTGTGAGTGAGTTTGAGAGAGCGACTTACTCTAGCTTTCGGACCTTGTTACCACCGTAGGCGAGACCGGAGTTGCAGTCCTCGCGCTTTGCGTAGACATTGACCTTTCCACCGAGAGCAGCGGATATTCTGGGGAGGGGTTGAAGAGGCGATGCGCCGAAGAGAAAGTTCTCTCGGGGGATGCTAGCAAAGGGCTCGGGAAGAGTAACAACAGTCATTTTGTCTTGTACAACACAATACAATAGAATTGGATATCAAAAGCAATCTacaacctcaaagtcaagggaATCGTCTCGATAATAaggcatcttgaccttggacCCCTCCGTTGCCGGCATCGCGGGGCACGAATGGCATGGTCCACCCTgagagccaagacattgacaTTGGGGTTAGTGATTGGGTAACTTGTGTTGTAGGGCGCAAGGGACACGAGGGGTAAAAACATGTCATTTGCTCTTTGGCGTGTGTTTGGAAGAGCGAGTCAGTAGAAGAAGTGTAGTCGGTAGTAAATGTAGCTTCCGAGTCGGCGTCGGCGGGGGGAGGCATATCGTGGGTTATCCACCGTGGGGAGATAAGCTAGAGAGGGTGATAAGTCGGGAGAGATTCGGGGAACTGGCGAGTATAGTGGGTTTAAATGGAGGACTAGAGATAGTGATTGGAATTAGTTACTGGTGATTGTTGCAACTAGAAATGCTGCGTTAGGCTGATGGGAGTGGGTAGCCACTTATCCTCGGTCTAACTTACACTAGACGTGCTATGATAGGGGACCAGCTACATTGTAGGGCGTATATTACATTGCTGTCAAGATCGGTATACAGTTCTGATATGAATTACATCTCGCATTCTTTGTAAAGCTGATTTTTTATCTACCTAGTATACCCTCAGCGAGAGTGCGGTACAAGTCTTTGTGGTTGATCTGTTGGCTTAGACTTTTGGCCACATCATGGTTGTTCCAAGACCAACCCATCATGACAAAGACAGACAGCAGCTTCGGACTTGATGTGAACAGTCATCTTAACTCCGTGCTCTCATTACCTGAACACAAGGCAATCGCTTATAACACGCAATTCAACGCATCTGAAatggctgtgatgttgtCTTCTGGGAGCGTATCCCGAGTCTCTCATTGGTCATGACGAGGTTGGAAGAATGCCAAGACTTTTTCAATTTCCTAATTGGGACAGCTTCAGCATGATTCAGTTCAGAATCCGACCACGACCAATAGTTTGTATAACGCCATAAAATGAGATTTTGGGTATAAAACATGCAGAATATCTCTCtctatagtatatataagcCAAGAGGATTCTTCATTCTCAACCCTTTCAGCTCCTGCGTTCCCAATATTCCATATTCTCCAACcgtcttttcatcatcaccatcatcaaaaTGCCATGCCAAAAGAACCAAAAGTACTCATCTACCATCCCTTCAAGAGACATGTCTCCCCTCCCAGATTTCTGGCTCCCAGTCTTCTGGAAGAACCAATTCCGCACCACTATCGAACTACCCACCAGAGAGAAATAcccccaagtccaaggcagcacagccatcatcaccgGTTCAAACACAGGGCTTGGTTTCGAAGCTTCAAAACAGCTCCTCTCTTTAGGtctatctcatctcataATGGGAGTTCGATCTCTTGAAAAAGGCAAagttgctgctgagaagtTAAAAACCATCGCACCATCTGCTAGGATTGATGTTTGGCAGCTTGATATGCAATCTTATGATTCTGTCCAGGCTTTTGCTAAGAAATGTGACGCTGAGCTTTCTCGCATTGACTTTGTTATTCTTAACGCTGGTCTTTCACCTAATCACTTCGAACTTGTGCCTAGCACAGGTCATGAAGTTGGTATTCAGGTCAACCACCTCAGCACCGCTCTTCTCACAatccttctcatccccatcctcaagaacaaaACTTCAGGCCACGGACCACCTCGTCTTACAACAGTAAACTCTCTCACAGCTCATCTCTGCAAATTCCCAAACAAAGATGAACGCCCACTCCTCGCATCATTCGACGACCCGGAGATCACACCATGGAGTTCCCAAGAACGATATGGTGTGTCAAAACTTCTGAACCAACTCTTCCTCGTACGGTTTTGTGAAGAGGTTGATCCAGATGATGTGATTATCAACATGGTTGATCCAGGACTCACAAAGGGTACTGGCCTTGGAGGTCATCATGAAatgggtggtgttgctgggGCGCTTGCTGGGGCCTTCTTTGCGATTTGTGGAAGACCTGTTGATAGAGGTGCTGCAAGCTATACTAATGCTGTCTATGGACATGGAAAGGAGTCTCATGGGTGCTttttgatgagttgtgaGATTGCACCGTAAGTTGATTCTTGATCAGCGTGGATTTGGATTACTAACTGGGCTTTAGGTTGGCAGGTTGGTTTTATACACATGGTGATGTTTTGGTTGATCAGGTTTGGAACGAGACACTGGAGGAGTTGGACTTTGCAGGTGTCAAGAGCATTGCTTCTGGCTTATGATTTTCGATCTGTGTTGGATCACTACTGATTTAAGCCAAGCGGCGTAAAATGGATATCCAAGTCCCCTTTCAGTTTTTTCTAGCAGTTATATTCTACTTTCTGAGACTTGTGATGGATTTTACTATCAAGCATGAAGATTCAAATAATTATATCATATCCCATGTCAAATTTGGCTTGAGATGTTCTTATATGGTTTCCATAAGTTAGGCGATCGGAGTTAATAAGCCCGAAATCCGTGATGACATCGGCAGCAAATATGAGCTGACACACTTAATCTAACGTTGACTTAACGACCAGTTCACTTCAGGATCTTGTAAAAATCAACTTATGCGATCTACGGGTTGCATTTCTCACGTCAAGTCATGCTAAAATCGAACCAGCAGTCGTCTCGCAGTAAGATCTCTCCCAGCCAGCTATCACCTATTGACTAACCTAAGTAGACCAAAGCTTCACATTCATCGCCCAGACACCATCAAAGAAATCCAAAGAGATTCAAAGACTTGTCAGAAGTCGTGCACGCTCTAACTCAGCTCGAAAAGATCAAGGTCGGGTCACATCATGGATATTAAACCAAAAGGAAGCACTCATGACGTTACAGGTTCCTGATGGTACTATACCAGGCCGTGTTGGGACGAACTTCTCTTTACTTGATTTTCCCGAGCCATTGCAGCCATATATGGAAAATGACATATTTCGATGTCAGTCCCTctctcttgaacttgttaTACGAGCTAATATCAAGCAGCTTTTCACGGGATGAGAGGATCACTATATCCTCCCGAAATATGTCTCCAAgtcgatgagatgaaatcATCCTGGACTACAAACCTCCTAGTCGACCAAGTATACTTCCACTCTGTAATGTTCTCGGTAGAAGCATACTTCGACATGCTTCTTGGACGAGACTATGGTAGTCTTGCACATTTTCACTTTTTGAAAACGCTCAGGCTTCTTCAGGCACGAATAAATAATCCTGCAGACCCAACGTCTATTTCAGATGCCACCATCATGGTAGTCGTTATTCTGGGTCTGGCAGCTGAGATGATAGGTGATCGGACAGCGGCTGAGAATCATGCTGCTGGGATGGCGAGGATAGTGGATTTAAGGGGTGGacttgagatgttgaggtttgATAATCCCAGATTACCAGCCAAAGTTTGCAGGTAAGTACTTATATCCGTTTATGCGGACAATATCTAACATCTGGTAGAGTCGATATTGGTCTAGCCCTTCGATTCGGCTGCAAGCCTGtattcttcaacaaagacaTATCCTGGAATCCATATCTTTCAAGCCAAAATTTACTCCGCCATAAAAAGAAGTATCCGGATGCGAGCCACGATATGAAAGCCTTTTTGAAAAATCTTGATCCTAGGTTATCAAACGTGTGGAGAGATTTCGAAGAGTTCGCAAATCTCAGCAACATCGCCAGCCAAACTGGTCGAAAACTTCAACCCAACATCTTTAGCGAAGCCATGGTGTCGATTATTTACCGACTACTCGCTCTTTCTCCAGAATCAGCTTCAGAAAACGCTTTTCGACTTGGAATGATGACGTTCGCTGCAAGTATCTTCTTCAGATGGAGAGATAtgaaacaaagacaagcataTCTGGATGGGTCCTTCAGGGACGCGTTAatggagttgaagaaggctaCAACTCAGCTGCCCACTGCTGTTTTTCTGTGGCTTCTGGTGGTTTGGAGAATAAGTTCTGTACAAATTGGTTgtgatgaagccattgacgaGTGGTTCTTAGAAGTCATGGATGGCTTGGGGATATGTGCATGGCCAGAACTGCATGGGGCATTGAAGTCTGTCCTCTGGATCGATTGCTTGTTCGATGCACCAAGCAAACGAATTCTTATGCCTATActggaggaggctgctgaaaAAGGGACGAAGGCTGATCCATGGGTCGCTGCTCAACAGAATCTCGTGTCCTCTTAGGAATTCTCATATTGAATTTAACTTCTATATGGCTCCTTTACTTTCAAGCCACCCtggcttctcagcttcatATGTTCCTGAAcaagcagcttcaacacACCCAGCCAGACTACCAAAGTACATCCCCCTCCCTGTAAGGCCCGGCCCATAATGGGCATATTTCCCAGAATTCGTCATGATTGTCTTTGCCGTCGTTGGGATCACAGGCTCTGTTACCATGCACCAGCAAATATCTGTCAATATCTGCACCCCGAAA
Encoded proteins:
- a CDS encoding 1-aminocyclopropane-1-carboxylate deaminase; this encodes MTVVTLPEPFASIPRENFLFGASPLQPLPRISAALGGKVNVYAKREDCNSGLAYGGNKVRKLEYLAAEAQAQGCDTLVSIGGVQSNHTRAVTAVATKLGLKAATVQEHWVDWEDPGYEKVGNIQLSRLMGGDVRLDPSTFGIEHKTTLAKLTDELKSSGRKPYYIPAGASDHPLGGLGFARWAFEVEAQEKELGIFFDTIIVCAVTGSTFAGMIAGFKLAQKKNGSPARKIIGIDASGKVQQTFDQVLRIAKSTAAKIGLSEDDITADDVILDPNYNAKIYGIPDETTIEAMKFGAATEAFITDPVYEGKSLAGMMDLIKTGKIASGNVLYAHLGGQLALNAYSSL